In Candidatus Roseilinea sp., one DNA window encodes the following:
- a CDS encoding threonine synthase, translated as MASQSLPGVRLTTAWPGVIEHYRARLDITREIPPVTLLEGNTPLIPAPRLAQTLGGGFELYLKYEAANPTGSFKDRGMTAAMTQAVADGARAVICASTGNTAASAAAYAARAGLKCVVLVPDGKIAAGKLAGALSYGAQVIAINGNFDDGLRMVREATQRAPIALVNSINPARLQGQKTAAFEVCDVLGDAPDWLCLPVGNAGNITSYWIGFDEYFRDGLASKRPRLLGAQAAGAAPIVLGRVVEHPETIATAIRIGNPARWREAIAALDASDGHITAVSDDEILEAYHLVARMEGVFCEPSSAAGLAGLAKGLREGWLDLRGERVVCVLTGHGLKDPDTAIKGSPAPLTIEPQIEALLEAIG; from the coding sequence ATGGCCTCACAGTCGCTTCCCGGCGTGCGCCTCACTACGGCATGGCCTGGTGTCATCGAACACTATCGCGCTCGACTCGATATCACGCGGGAAATCCCTCCTGTTACACTGCTTGAAGGCAACACACCGCTCATCCCGGCGCCGCGTTTGGCCCAGACGCTGGGCGGCGGCTTCGAGTTGTATCTGAAATACGAAGCTGCTAATCCCACCGGCTCGTTCAAGGATCGCGGCATGACGGCCGCAATGACACAAGCAGTGGCCGACGGCGCCAGGGCCGTCATTTGTGCCAGCACCGGCAACACTGCCGCCAGCGCCGCCGCATATGCCGCGCGCGCCGGCCTGAAGTGCGTGGTGCTCGTGCCCGACGGCAAGATCGCCGCCGGCAAGCTGGCCGGCGCGCTGAGCTACGGCGCTCAGGTAATTGCGATCAACGGCAACTTCGACGACGGCCTGCGCATGGTGCGCGAGGCAACTCAGCGCGCGCCGATCGCTCTCGTCAATTCCATCAACCCGGCGCGCCTGCAAGGTCAGAAGACCGCCGCCTTCGAGGTGTGCGACGTCCTCGGCGATGCGCCGGATTGGTTGTGTTTGCCTGTTGGCAACGCCGGCAACATCACCTCCTACTGGATAGGCTTCGACGAATACTTCCGCGATGGCTTGGCATCGAAGCGCCCGCGCTTGCTGGGCGCGCAGGCTGCCGGCGCAGCTCCAATCGTGCTGGGCAGAGTGGTGGAACATCCGGAGACGATCGCCACGGCCATCCGCATCGGTAACCCGGCCCGCTGGCGCGAGGCTATCGCGGCCCTCGACGCGTCAGACGGTCACATCACTGCGGTGAGCGATGACGAGATTTTGGAGGCGTATCATCTCGTCGCCAGGATGGAGGGTGTGTTCTGCGAGCCGTCGTCTGCTGCCGGGCTGGCCGGCCTTGCCAAGGGGCTACGCGAAGGATGGCTGGACTTGCGCGGTGAGCGCGTTGTGTGCGTATTGACCGGCCACGGCTTGAAAGATCCGGACACGGCGATCAAAGGCAGCCCTGCGCCGCTGACGATCGAACCGCAGATCGAAGCGTTGCTCGAAGCGATCGGCTAG
- the thrB gene encoding homoserine kinase: protein MTKLLTVRIPATSANLGPGFDCMGLALDLWNTFELHQGNGAGITVESHGEGEDILPDDKSHLVVHTMIEELTTYIPFDPRSQSYHIVCHNEVPCGSGLGSSSTAVLAGLLFANAVLDPHGFRSPAGSARILTRAFEIEGHGDNVAPALLGSLVIVVGRNGEVITHRIALPPTRVVVCVPRFHFMTSHARSVLPLHYSRSDAVFNVGRAMLVVEALRNGDASLLSRAMDDRIHEPYRLPAIPGAIEAKRAALACGALAVTLSGAGPGILAFAQENHDAIGEAMQSAFAAAGGLSARYWVLNVASSGAQIFV, encoded by the coding sequence ATGACAAAGCTGTTGACCGTCCGCATCCCTGCCACCAGCGCTAACCTCGGCCCCGGATTCGATTGCATGGGCCTCGCGCTCGATCTGTGGAACACGTTCGAGTTGCACCAGGGCAATGGCGCCGGCATCACGGTGGAATCGCACGGCGAGGGCGAAGACATCTTGCCCGACGACAAGAGCCATCTGGTGGTGCACACGATGATCGAGGAGTTGACCACGTATATCCCGTTCGACCCGCGCAGCCAGTCCTACCACATCGTGTGTCACAACGAAGTGCCATGCGGGAGCGGCCTGGGGTCTAGCTCGACCGCCGTGCTGGCCGGACTGCTCTTCGCGAACGCGGTGCTTGATCCTCACGGCTTTCGCAGCCCGGCCGGATCGGCGCGCATCCTCACCCGCGCCTTCGAGATCGAGGGGCACGGCGACAACGTCGCACCGGCGTTGCTGGGCAGCTTAGTCATCGTCGTCGGCCGGAACGGCGAGGTGATCACACATCGCATCGCGCTGCCGCCTACCCGCGTTGTAGTATGTGTGCCCCGTTTTCACTTTATGACCTCGCATGCGCGGTCGGTGCTGCCGCTGCATTATTCGCGTAGCGACGCCGTGTTCAACGTCGGGCGGGCCATGCTGGTTGTCGAAGCGTTGCGCAACGGCGATGCGTCGTTGTTGTCGCGGGCGATGGATGATCGGATTCATGAACCGTATCGCCTGCCGGCGATTCCCGGCGCGATCGAAGCCAAGCGCGCGGCCCTGGCGTGTGGTGCGCTCGCCGTCACCTTGAGCGGCGCCGGGCCAGGCATCTTGGCCTTTGCACAGGAGAACCACGACGCGATCGGCGAGGCGATGCAGTCGG